In the Aggregatilinea lenta genome, GATTTGCCGCCCGGCAGCTACGAAGTACGGATCGGATTTTTCGATGCCATGCTGAACCAACGGCTGCCTGCCCAGCAGGTAGGCGAGCCGGTCGCGGACGGCGATCCGCGACTGTTTACGTTCACGGTGGATTGAGCTGATCGCAGCTCTGGGCGCGATCAGCAAGCCGAAATCAAACTGCCGCCGGAGAGATCATTCCGGTGGCAGTCAAATTTTAGTTACGGCCCGATTTGCCCCCTGACTAAGGAGATGATCAAGATATTTGAAACGCAAGCTCATTGGGGCGTATAATTAAACAATTAATCAACCTAAGTTCGTCAGGTGTGGAGCGGGCATGAATATCATTTACGTCGAAGACGATCCCGGAAACATCCAGCTTGTGCAGCGTCTGACGCGGTCGACGGGGGACACGCTTCAGACCTTTCCCGATGCAGAAAGCGCACTTTCCAGCGAGACGATCTGGGATGCCGACCTGATCCTGGTCGATATCCGCTTGCCCGGCAAGCTGACCGGCCTGGACATGACCGGCCTGCTCCGCGACCACGGGCTGAACGTGCCGGTGATCATGATCACGGCCTACGACATTCCCGATTACATCGAACGCTACCGGGATGTGGGCGCGAATCTGTTCCTGATCAAGCCGGTGAGTGTGCCGGTGCTGGTGGACGTGCTGAACGAATACCGCGTCTGAGCCGCACCCTCCCCCTAAGCGCATTGCAACGCCCCGGATCGCATGATCCGGGGCGTTTGTTTTTGTTATTCGGGCGACCTAGGTAGGGGCATTCATGCATTGCCCCTACCTAGGTGCGGCGGA is a window encoding:
- a CDS encoding response regulator yields the protein MNIIYVEDDPGNIQLVQRLTRSTGDTLQTFPDAESALSSETIWDADLILVDIRLPGKLTGLDMTGLLRDHGLNVPVIMITAYDIPDYIERYRDVGANLFLIKPVSVPVLVDVLNEYRV